CGTCATCAGATGTGTGTTTTTGTCTAAAAGATAAGCTCATGTGAAGACGACGATCGCCAAAGGCCAGTCGCAGAATGTCCCGTCGAATATTGGGAGGAAGCTTGAACCATGGAGACTTTTGGAACAGCGGAACAGGCCTCTCAATCATTTCGCTAGGATCTTCATCCTGGAACCCTGGCGGTGTGAGGGCATGAGGTCGTGGATTAGGCAACAACGTCATCTCGTCCACATGGTCTCTCCAATGAGGCAGAGAATCGTCCGCTTCATCAGGCCACCAGTAAGATGGCGACATGGGTGAAAATGTGGGAGAAGTTGGCGTGGACGGAATGTCTATGTGGTAATAATCAGACCACTGGTGTGGTGAGGGATAttgttctgcttcttctACCTGTCTCAGTGTTTCTGCTCCAGCCTGATCGCGTCAGGTGGAGGACAAGAATTGTACAGCGACGAACCTGCTCCCTGCATTTCTGGCTGATCTGGGTCTGGGACCCGTCCTGTCTCTGGAGAATTATCCATTGCTGCTCCTCAGCGAAatgtgatgatggaggagggaaaagaaaagaagatgacgattgTTGCCTGCAGCGTTACATATGTTGATGGAGAGCTGACGGTGCACGTGCTTTATCCTGCCAACAGGGTTTACATAATCCAACATTTGTTTCCAAGGCTCCCAGGGTAGATTGAGAGTCTCGATGAAATTATGACGAGATATAAAATGTGCAGATCATACCATCGGAAGTGTGCACAGCAAAAGAGGAGTTGTTGGAATACGCAGGtagctaataataacccCATTCACTTTGTTAAGATATATTGCTAATTTGGACGGAGGACCAAAAGGTCAATGCTTAATGATCTGATCCAAATTGTAAATACTCCCAATGAGATCTCATACATCACAGTTTCGGCTCAGGTTCTCTGGCAGTTGTAAGCAAAACTACCCAAACATCTAGTGTCAGATCATGACTACTCACTTGTACTCATTTTTCATCTCCCTAAGTTTCTCCATGACGCTAACTGGGTCTGTCTCTCCAGTCGCCCTTTGGATGTCGGGATCCTATTTGGTCAGCGCAAAATTCTGAGCTTAGCTGATGTGAAGGCATACATCCAGTCTCATGAACACATTGTGTTGCTAAACAAAGAATATCAGTCAAGTGCTCGCAACCAAACCCATGGGAGTTCTGCGCGACCTTTTCATGTCCTATCGTGTACTTGCCCACTGTGACGGGGTTTGCGTCAGAGAAGCTCAGAAGCTGCTGCACTGGTTCACTGTGTGATACAGAGATTGCGAACTTAGCATTGCTTCCAGTATACTCATGGCCGGGCTATGTCGTCAGTCTAAGCCCTATGCAAAGTTGACACTGAATCAGGTAACTTACAAATACGACGGTATCGTCTGGAAGTGATGCAAGATGCTTGTTCAGTGCCACGTGCATCTCCTCTGCAGTCCCCTCAAAGAACCTCCCGCACCCTGTCGTGTACCTGTAAGCAAACTATGTCTTTCGCAGACGCTTTGAGCAACTAACCGCCAGTGAACAAGGTGTCGCCTGTAAAAACTGCCCTTTGATCCCCatcttggaagaagaaacagatgcTATCCTGCGTATGACAAGGCGTATGTATACTAGTTATCGTGATGTTCCTAAGCTTGAATGTCTCACCATGACCTGGAGTTTTCGTGACTCCTTTACAGTCCTTGCCTCCGATAATGTCAAGTTTGGGGTTACCTAGTGCAGCTAGCTAAGTCTTCTCGTTAGTCCCCAAGGTCCAACGAGACACTATACGACACATACAATCTCTTCGTTACCGCCAGCGTGATCCCAATGACTGGATGATATTAGAGAGAAGCACTATTTAGCAACGTTGGCTGGATGGCTGACTGATGAGTGTTTACCACAGCGACAAGATTGAGTTTGTTCGACTGAATAGCTGCAATGAGAACCGGAATGACCCTCAAGACTTTGTCAGTTGAGTAGTAAGTAAATCCAGATCAAGTGCTTACTCTTCAGGATTCGCAGGGTCTATAATCAGAGCGTCGCGACTCTCATCGTCGACAACCAGATAAGCCCAGTTGTCGTTGCTTCCCCACCCTGCTCGGAATCAGCGAGAAGTAGCAGACAATGGTTTGGCGGTCACATACACATGGGGATCGGCTGAATAAACATGTTGCAAAGCTTTTGGGTTGATAAGATAAGGGATGCAAGGCGATGATGTTATCTGCAACCGATAGTTTAGTGGTCCAAGTCATTTATAGTCTCTATATCTCGGCCCCTCCTGTTGAGCTTGTGACGAAATTGCATCCATTCAGCCGAGGTAAGGTAATTAGAACAAAAGAGGAAATTTTTACAGAGGAGTTTAGTGCGAGGCGACGCACTTCCGCCCCCGTCAGTGCCGGGCCAGGATGTGAGCGATTGAGCCAAACGTGATTGGTGTTCTAGGCTTATCAGCCGCTACTGAACTTTAGGTGTCAGCGCGGCCAACCGCTAATCTTTAGAGGCACGACCCCTGAAACACTTATCTTCATCCGGTGTAACAGGCACCTTTAGGTAATCAGTCACAGGGTCGAGCCTGGCATTTTGCGGGGTAAATGCGCTGAATCTCAACTTCTACCGATCCTTATCTTGGACTTGAACTGACAGaaaccaacaacagccaCGCTGTAACAGTATTTATTATCATATGCATCATTACTACAAGTNNNNNNNNNNNNNNNNNNNNNNNNNNNNNNNNNNNNNNNNNNNNNNNNNNNNNNNNNNNNNNNNNNNNNNNNNNNNNNNNNNNNNNNNNNNNNNNNNNNNNNNNNNNNNNNNNNNNNNNNNNNNNNNNNNNNNNNNNNNNNNNNNNNNNNNNNNNNNNNNNNNNNNNNNNNNNNNNNNNNNNNNNNNNNNNNNNNNNNNNNNNNNNNNNNNNNNNNNNNNNNNNNNNNNNNNNNNNNNNNNNNNNNNNNNNNNNNNNNNNNNNNNNNNNNNNNNNNNNNNNNNNNNNNNNNNNNNNNNNNNNNNNNNNNNNNNNNNNNNNNNNNNNNNNNNNNNNNNNNNNNNNNNNNNNNNNNNNNNNNNNNNNNNNNNNNNNNNNNNNNNNNNNNNNNNNNNNNNNNNNNNNNNNNNNNNNNNNNNNNNNNNNNNNNNNNNNNNNNNNNNNNNNNNNNNNNNNNNNNNNNNNNNNNNNNNNNNNNNNNNNNNTTGAGTAACTCGTTATTTTTATTGTTACTCTTCCACTAGCAAATgcctcctcatcagcccAGTCAGGGCCGAGTCGCTCGCTCCAGGGGCGGTTGCGTAACGTGCAGGTCAAAACATGTAGGCATCGGAACTATCCCCGTACTCTCAATGTGTACTCATCCATCTACAGGCAAAATGTGACGAAGCAAAACCGACTTGCAAGTCATGTGCTGTACGTGGTCAGAAATGCGGTGGATACCGTTTGGATGTCCGATGGTCTACCAAGCATGAGAAGCGCACTCGACAACCTCAGTCGCGACCCCGTCAGTCTCAAACAGAGAATTCACCTTCGGCACGGTCCACGGAAGCTCAATCAGACACGCAGTCCCAAGTCTCATATAGATCAGAGAATGTGCCTGCGGCTGGCAGAGACTCCATAAGTTCGACAGCAGCGATTATTCCTAATGATTTTGACCCAGCCGCGAGCGCGTCGGTCTTTCATCTCAACGGCATTGTGCCACCCTTGTTCCCGATGTCTGCAGACGGCGATTTCTTCTCACATCAGCTGGAACATGAAAACGAGGAAACAAGTCATACTTTTAGTGGCACCGATAGCGAAAACCACGACGCGTACTCTCTATCAAACATGACGTCCTCCGTATCGCCCTTGCAGTGGGGAGACGATTTCTTAGGCTCTGTTCACAGCGACAACGACCTAGTTTCGGCTCCAGAAACCCTCTCTATTCCAGTTGGCAGTATGGCCTTTGAATTTAACATGCCCTTACCGGCAGTCGACCCTGGTAGGCTGACCTTCGAAATGACACCAAATGCAATCACCTATACGCCATCTGTCCTCATCGAATACTGGTTTCGCCATGTCTGTTCTCTCTGGTCCAATTACGATTCCGATGTCAACCTTAACCGCACAATTGCTGCCGCATTATGGTCCAACTGTGAGCTCGTTTATCTCAGTCTGCAGGCTATGTCGGCCGCCCACTTGTCAGCTAAAGTGCCAATGATGCGACAAACATCGATAACGAACATGAAGGAGGCGGCCGAGATTATGAGAGCTGACTTACACACCGTCAAGTCCCATCAACTCTTCAATACAGTACCTGCAAGTCTGTTGTTCTCTCTGATGGGAATTGGAACCAGCATCTGCTGGCTCAATGCCACCCAGCTGGGACTGCCATTTCTCTGCGAAGCAAAAGCCATCCTTCATGCTGTTAACAAAAACAAGCACGTATTATCTGAAGAACAACGTCAACTGCTATGCTTCTTCAATAAGAGTTGGCTCTACTGCGAAATGCTATTGTCGATGGTGACATCGAGCTGTAAAAGCCTACAGAAGATGGAAGAATTGGGTGACGTCGAGGAAACTGTTCCTATTACTGCGCCTGTGACGGCAGACCCAATCGAACAGGTTCCGCACCCGTGGACAGGAGTCTCAAGCGACAGTTATAAACTGTTCATGCGGGCGATGAAACTTTGTCACAAATTCAGACGCAAGATTCGGAAACCACGAGATATGTTTGCGTCAGCCAACATCAGTGCCGCCATGCAGATCATTGAAGAAGCTGCCGTGGTAGAGAAGCAGACTTGTGATCTTGACGTGGAATTTCGCGAGACAATTGGAGAGACCAATGACAAGAAGACGCCTAACCAGCACCTCTTCAACGTTGCCGAAGCCTACCGCCAATCAACCCTGTTGCAACTGTACCAGACCTTTCCAGAACTCATCGTAAGACGACACGAGCTGGATGATTCCCAAGCGAAAGATGCTCAATCTTTATGGGATAACTGGATCACCCCGATCGCTTTGAACCTGGTGGGCATACTCAAACTATTACCTACAGACTCGGGTAGCAAGATGACCCAGCCATTACTCTGCGTCTCAGCCAGCACTGGACTAAGGCGAAAACACATTGAAGTCAAGGCCGCTACTCCAAAAGAGATTCCCTTTAGTCAAGATGCCAGCCTGGAGGATTGCGACATGATAAATTACCTTGACTTCGCTGGCCTTCACGATGAGCTGCCAGAGGAGTCTGAACCAGAGCCAGATCCAGATGCAAATGCGGGAATCATGGCGGCCAGACAATTTCTTCACAATCGTCTGGACACGCTAAAGACCGTCCTACCACCAAAGCCAGTGGTAGTAGCGCAAGACTTGACCAAAGCTATCTGGCAAGCCTATGACACGGAACAGTGTGCGAAGTATGCGGCGCATTGGATAGATGTGATGGATAGTCGGAATTTGAAGTCGAACTGGGGATAGTGTAGTCCAATATGTATTTTTAATGATATGACTGTAGTTTACATTCGAAACCAAGTAATCCTACATAGCGCACAAAACCCTTGCTTCAATATTCCTAATACGTTACAGCTTCGGTGGCTTGCAGCACGACGAATCATTCATAGCCGCCAGCTTGCTAACTTTATCAGTGGTATCAAATCCAGCCTTCTTAGCAGCCACTTCACTGGGAGTGACTGAGTAAGAAGGAGGCACGTCCATGACAGGGTTGCAGGTGAAGAAGTGACGGGGTCTGAGAAGGAGTGTAATAGGCTCAGCGGGCATGACTGGGAAATCCTCTGGAGCGGGGAAATGTGTGATACCAAACGTGTGCCACAGGACGATATCAGTATTAGCGACGCTTTTGGTACCGTCACCAATCCAAGCTCCGAGGCCTCTGGACGGCTCACCGGATGTCTGAGCAACGTGGTTGCCAGCGGCCCAGAGCTCATCATCCGCATCTTAAATTGGTTAGCATGATGCATAAATAAGTAAGGATGGAAACTTTCTTACACTTGGTCACATGAACAGCGTGACGAGCAAAGAATGCTCTCTTCCATACAAGAGAACCCTCCTTGGGCATCAAGTTCGGCACGTCTCGGCTCACAAGCTTATATGAGACAGGCTTGCCGCTCTCAGAgttgagcttgttctcaTTGACAATATCCCAGGAGCGAGATGTAGCACCGTTATAGTCAGTTATAGCCTGGCCTGTCGTCTCGAGTCGAGTTCGCTTAGCATAAAAGGCGTTGCCGTAGAGGTTGTCTGGGCTGCCAACTGGGGCATCTGAAGGTACGGCATCAACCATGTGGACCGTGTTCTCGTGTCCGTCAATGCTAGGGTTGATACgcagaaggaagagatgcTGATGGTTATGGGCGTTGACACCTGAGTAGTGATTAGTCTGAGGATTATGGCTGTCATTGCAAGACTTACCCTTCTTGACTTGCGTTCCATAGCCTTGAAGATCCTCACCGGGGTTCATGACATAGGTGTTGAGGATACCTGTGAGCTTGATATCAGGCTGGATTGTTCCGTCCTGGTGGAACACCCACTATCTTCTGTTAGTAGTCTCCTCTTGATACTTAGCAGATGCAACATACTTGAATGGCATACTCATAGTTGGCAGCAGTAAAGACATGCTGAACGATAAGCTTTCGAGCACGTGTGACGATAGTTGAGTTGTCTCGGAAGTCGGTGTGCTTAAACAGAAtgccatcgtcttcctcatggATGCATATGGCATTCTCAATCTTGCGGATCTGACCGGTCTGAGTTGGTAGCTCTGCATCGAGATAATGAATGGCACCTTTAGAGTTAGCTTGGTCAAATAGctggagattgagaagcaacATACCCTTGCAGTCACAGCCAAGTGAGAGACTGTTTGTCAGATATCCGGCACCATACTCGCCCAGATCGAAGGCATGCttgcgatgatgaggaggctCGGGGTGACCACTGAGTATTGGTGTTAGTGTGAGACTTGTCAAAAGGGGCGGCCGACGACGTACTAGGGAACCACCATCTCGGAAAGAGACATGCGATAGAAGATTGGCCTGACGTTTCCCTTGTCGTTGAAGGtaatgttgttgaagacaatACCCTCACGATAATTGAAGCCAATATGGAACTTCCAATTCTGCCACTCGAGTTCCCTCCCGTTGACATTGAACGAAACGCCCTCTGGCTGGGAGATGTAAATCGGCTTTAAGTCCTTTCTATAACCTCCCTCCTTCTGGATAtagagatgatgataatcCACCGCCTTGTTTCTCTGGAGAGGTCGTCGAACGCGAGGAATATCGATAGCGATGACCTCTTTCTTCCTGGGATCATAGATCGGATGGAAGTCAAGAGGATATTGGTATTGGCAGTTATCGATATCTGGACGGAAGTACATCAAGCCTTGGAAAAGGCGTGTGCTGCTACCATATCGAGTGTCGTGGCTGATGGTCCATGGGTCGGCGTAGACTTTGTGCATCTCGTCTGCGTCGATTCCGCTAATTCGACATTGCTCGATGACTTGGGGGTCTTTGCGACACGCTTGTTCGACTTCGAGCATTTCTTCGACGATGAGCTGTAAGGAAATCATTAGTTAGCCAACTTTCCAATATGAGTCTTGGGGACGGTCTCACGATGGGCTGCTGTCCTTCAGCGCGCTCCCACTTTGTGATCCTTTGACTCTTCAAGTCGACGAGACCATCGTAGACATGGCCTTTGCCATCTCTGGGATCAATAATAACAACTTCTGCAACACGTCGAGGCCTGGCGCCGCTGGATGGATTGGCGAGCCAGGCGACCATCTCAGCCTTGCGCGGCTCCTGGAGCGTTATGACGTGGAAGTGGACTGCATCGCCATGCTCTTTGCGCACAATAGAGGTAGCGAGGCGAATTTCCTCTCCGCTGAGAGGATCGAAGGGGTGGGGGACTGAACCTGACATTGTGAGGTGTATTGATTCAAGATGTTATGCTCAAAGCTGATGCGAGATGCTTCAATTGAGGGCCTTTGGTTGCATCATATACTTATTCAACAAACAGGATGAATGCGACAGACAAACGTAATCGcaacttgagaagctcaaatcTTTACCTATAATCAGTATGGGCTGATATTTCGGATCTGCAGACCCCGAGCCAGGACTTCTTTTGGTGAATTATTGTACGGAATTGGGTGCTCGACACGTTCTACCGCGATGGGAAAGCCGTCACCAAGTCAAGCTCCCCTCAGAACTCTCCACCTCGGTCCCATGCCGTTCAGTATCAAGTGGGGAGCTTCCCCGAAAGATGGCTTGATCTTGGATATCTCAACGCTCAACTATCGGCCCCGCATACCCTCTGAATCTTGAAGATAGGCCTACTCAAGCTGTTCATCTCGTATGAAGCTCACTCAGCTGCTCGCTTCCTTACACTTGCCAAACTCGGTAAG
This DNA window, taken from Fusarium fujikuroi IMI 58289 draft genome, chromosome FFUJ_chr11, encodes the following:
- a CDS encoding probable hydroxyacylglutathione hydrolase; the protein is MFIQPIPMWWGSNDNWAYLVVDDESRDALIIDPANPEEVIPVLIAAIQSNKLNLVAVVNTHHHWDHAGGNEEILAALGNPKLDIIGGKDCKGVTKTPGHGETFKLRNITITSIHTPCHTQDSICFFFQDGDQRAVFTGDTLFTGGCGRFFEGTAEEMHVALNKHLASLPDDTVVFPGHEYTGSNAKFAISVSHSEPVQQLLSFSDANPVTVGKYTIGHEKQHNVFMRLDDPDIQRATGETDPVSVMEKLREMKNEYKEPEPKL
- a CDS encoding probable peroxisomal amine oxidase (copper-containing); protein product: MSGSVPHPFDPLSGEEIRLATSIVRKEHGDAVHFHVITLQEPRKAEMVAWLANPSSGARPRRVAEVVIIDPRDGKGHVYDGLVDLKSQRITKWERAEGQQPILIVEEMLEVEQACRKDPQVIEQCRISGIDADEMHKVYADPWTISHDTRYGSSTRLFQGLMYFRPDIDNCQYQYPLDFHPIYDPRKKEVIAIDIPRVRRPLQRNKAVDYHHLYIQKEGGYRKDLKPIYISQPEGVSFNVNGRELEWQNWKFHIGFNYREGIVFNNITFNDKGNVRPIFYRMSLSEMVVPYGHPEPPHHRKHAFDLGEYGAGYLTNSLSLGCDCKGAIHYLDAELPTQTGQIRKIENAICIHEEDDGILFKHTDFRDNSTIVTRARKLIVQHVFTAANYEYAIQWVFHQDGTIQPDIKLTGILNTYVMNPGEDLQGYGTQVKKGVNAHNHQHLFLLRINPSIDGHENTVHMVDAVPSDAPVGSPDNLYGNAFYAKRTRLETTGQAITDYNGATSRSWDIVNENKLNSESGKPVSYKLVSRDVPNLMPKEGSLVWKRAFFARHAVHVTKYADDELWAAGNHVAQTSGEPSRGLGAWIGDGTKSVANTDIVLWHTFGITHFPAPEDFPVMPAEPITLLLRPRHFFTCNPVMDVPPSYSVTPSEVAAKKAGFDTTDKVSKLAAMNDSSCCKPPKL